CAAAAACGTTATCAGGGATTATTGCGGATGAGATGGCCATTGGTATGATTAATCAAAAAACAACAGCAGTTCGTATCATTCCTGTAATTGGAAAAGAAGTGGGCGATATTGTTGAGTTTGGTGGCCTTTTAGGAACCGCTCCGATTATGCCGGTGAATACAGCAGATTGTTCTCAGTTTGTAAATCGTGGTGGGTTTATCCCAGCTCCGTTACATAGTTTTAAAAATTAAGAGAGAAAGGGTTGCGTTGTCCCCTAATTTGTGGTATTGTACTACTATAGTGATACAAAGGAGGGACACTTATGACGTTTAAGAGTAACTCAATTGCGATTTATCAGCAAATCATGGATATGTTTGTTTTGCGAATCGCTTCAGGGGCATTAAGTCCTGGCGAACGCATCGATTCAATCCGAGATCTTGCAACGCAATTTAAAGTGAATCCAAACACTGTTCAAAAAGCACTTAATGAACTAGAACGGGATGGATTATTGGAAACGGATCGAACTAAGGGGAAGTTTGTGACCGATGATATTGAGAAGATAGCGCAATTGAAACATAAGATTACGCTTGAAACAGTGGAAGAATTTGTAGCGAAAGTTAGAGCGTTGAAGCTAGATCAAGATGAAGTAATCGAGATTTATAATCGTGTCAGAGAGGGAAAGACAGATGGTTGAGAATGTTATTCAAATAAAGGGAGTGTCAAAAGGATACGGCAAGGTGCAAGTCCTAAGCGATATCAATTTGACACTCTCTCGAGGAAAAATTGTTGGTTTATGCGGACCAAATGGTGCGGGTAAAACGACATTGATTAAGATTTTAGTAGGGTTATTAAGGGATTATTCAGGGAACATTTTGATTGCAGATCAAAAAATTGGTCCCCATTCAAAAGGTATTATCTCTTACTTACCGGATGTGGATACGTTTGATAGTAAGATTACCGGAAAACGTGTGTTATCTTTATACACTGATATGTATAAAGACTTCGATGCACAACGGTTTATTGAACTTATGGAACGACTCCAATTAACGATGGATATGGAATTGCGTAAGATGTCTAAGGGAATGCGCGAGAAATTTCAACTCGCATTATGCCTAGCACGTCGATCAGAAGTCTATATTCTTGATGAACCAATTGCAGGGGTCGACCCAGCTGCGCGGGATTCAATTATTCAAACAGTTTTATCAAACTATAGCGAAGATTCACTTTTGATTATCTCAACGCACTTAATTCAAGACATTGAAAATGTGCTCGATGAAGTCATATTCTTAAAGGATGGTACAGTGTTTTTGCATGAAAACTGCGATGATTTACGCTTAGAAAAAGGCATGTCAGTAGATGCGCTATTCAGAGAGGTGTTCAAATGGTAATCAAATTAATTAAAAATGGATTCATCGATTCATGGCAAAGTTTTAGAAATGTTATTGTTGCGATACTCGTTGCATTCACACTTCTTACATTGATGTCATTTACCGGTGAAAGTACAGCTTCTGTATTCTTTGTATCCGCAGCAATGCTTGCAATGTTTGCACTGATTGTTGCAGCGTTTGTAATGTCAATCATGGCATTCATTCGATTATTATATAAATCACTCTATCGTGAAGAATCTTATCGTGCGTTTACACAACCGGTTGCTTCATGGGAAATCTTTGTAAGCAAAATAGTTGTCGCAATTTTATGGACTATTCTAATCTCTGTTGTGGCAAGTGTTGCATCACTCATTTCGATGTCTATTATGTTTAGGGACCTCAGTGAAGTGTTTGCGGTCGTGAAGGATCTATTCAGTTATGTTCTGTCATACATTGATTGGTCACTCTTCTTAGTGTGGGGTGTTGAGTCATTGGTATCTACGATCTTTACATGCTCATTATTCTTAATGGTAGGTGCGATTGTGAATTCAAGTCGTTTCCAAAATAGACGTGTAATGTGGTTTGTTATTATTTACTTGTTAATTGTCTTTGCTTTTGGACAACTAATTGGAAATTTTGATACATCAACGATTGTGGCACAACTCGATCCAGGTTTCTACCAAAATATTGAGAACACTGCAATTTCTGGTGTCGTTAACTGGGCGGATTTATTCACGATTGCGGTTAACCAAGCAGGAGTTCAGACACTATTGTTATTAACATTCCTAAAAGCTCTGTTAGCAGGATTTATGGGATTCGCAACAGTTTGGCTTTGGGATCATAAGCTTGAAGTCATAGACTAAAAAGAAGGCACTGTAACGATATGAAGTATTGAAATGATACTTAAGCGTTACAGGCCTTTTCTTTAGGTCGTTAATCGTGTTTTTTGTCTTAGTTGTTAACTTTTTGAGAGCTCAAAGCAGTATTATCAAATCACATGTTCAGTGAGTTTATCTGAAAAATTGGCTGATGATATTTGCACCACTCACAAATGTGCCGATGGAAGCAAAGATTGAAGTAAGAATAAAGACTAAAGCAATACGAAGGATACGGTTACCATACCAACCTTTTAAAGATTTCGCATCCGTTGTCATCGTGTTAAATTCTGTTTCAAGTGGGGGTCTCATATAGGCTTCTGTGAGCCCTGCAAACATACCAACTGCAAGGACTGGTGATAAGATGCTCAACCAGGTTGTACATGCCGTGACAAGAATGGTAAGTGGGTGTGCGCGTGAAATCAATGCACCAATTACCGCAAGACCAGAACTTATTCCAATCCATAGGAGGAGTTGTTGGAAGCCAACTTCAGGATTATCAAGCGTCAAAAGTACAAGCATTACTACAAAGAAGACGGGAAGGATCCATTGCATCCAATTGTTCTTCTTTTCTTCTGGAACATGATTGAGTTTTGTGAGATCGTGTGATTCATTGAGTGCTTTAATCACACCATCTGTATGAGCAGCTCCAAGTACAACCACTATATTTGTTCCCGATAGTTTCTTGATTTTTTCAGCCATAAAGTAATTGCGTTCATGTAAGATAACTTGACTTATTTCTGGGTATTTATCATCAAGTTCCTCAATTGATTTATATAATAAATCGCTGGATTTGAGATTCTCAATTTCCTGCGCGTCAATCTCGTCATCACTTGCAAATAAAGACATAATAAGAGCAGTTGCAACTTGAGTCTTTTTCCACAATCCCATTGAATTCCAAAGTCGTTTGAACGTTGTTTGAACATTACGGTCAATGTACTGAATGGAGGCATTGATTTCCTTACCGGATAATATGGCTTGTTTCATTTCACCACCAACTTCTGATCCTAAGTCATCAGCGATTTGTTTTTGATAGGATGACAGAATCAGATTTGTGATAAAAAGTCCAAATTTTTTGGATTTGATTACTTCACGAATATCCAAGGGTTTTGATGCCTTAGGGTTTGTAAGTCCTTGAGCTCGGCCATAATCAAGTTCAACACAGACAGTATCTGGTTGCAGGGTTTCAATGACATGTTTTACTTCGTCGACGCTATCTTTTGATACATGGGCAGTCGAGACAAAGGTTATGGTTTTATCGTTATAGTTCAGTGTGTTCATACATCCATCCTTTACATTATAAGTAGATAACACAACAACAAGTCGTCAAGGTTCTTAAGATTAATACCGGTGATCTCATAGAATCGATCAATGCGATATAAAAGTGTATTCCGATGGAGAAATAAACTCTGAGCACTTGAGGAAATATTTCCTTTGTGGTCCCACAAGGTCTTAATGAGCAGTGACATATCTTGTGTCGTGATAATCTGTTTGAGTTCTTTGGATACTGGATAATCATCCAGTACGGGTTTAATCAGCGCAGGCAGGTAGATTTTTAAGAAATTACTGATTGGACTATGCGCTTGGTATTTTAAAAATAATGCTTGTTCTGCTTTAAAGAGTTCAACAAAGTGTTGATCCAACTGATGTGAAAAACCGATATAAAAGGAAGCTTTGGTTTCAAAGTCTTCGTCCAAGGGTCCCATCATTGCTTCGAATTGATCAAGGTCCAGCGTTAAGGTTCCTTTATAGACAAGCAGACCATATGTTGGTGTCACAAAGAAGGCATCTTCAATGCTTCCAAAGTATTCAGATAGCACATCAAGCCATAATTGCGTATCATTGATTGCATCAACGTTGAATTGAATAATTGAGTAAGTTTGTGACGATTCATTCAGTGTATTGTTCCCTAAGATCAAAAAGTCGAACCACTGAGATGTCTGGTTAATTTGATGATACAGAGAATTTAAGAGTTTGATTTCTCGTGAAGATAATGATGCTTTTGGAAGTGTAATCCATTTTCCTTCGCTAAAGTACGATAAATCATCGTCACGCTCTGAGGGATTGTCGAGAAGTTTGGCTTCAGGAAATATTTCTTTGAGTTGCGTAAATTTCATTGCGTTACTCCTTATACAAATTCTTTGTGCACTATTACTATATCATATTTTATGGTCACAAATTATAATGAAACGGTAAAGAAAGAAAATAGTAGGTGATTAATATGGCGAATATAACACTAAAAAATGTACATAAAAAATATGACGGAAATCCACGTTACTCAGTAACTGATTTTAACCTCGAAATTCACGATTCAGAGTTTGTTGTTTTTGTAGGACCATCAGGTTGTGGTAAATCAACAACACTCCGTATGATTGCTGGACTTGAAGACATTACATCTGGAGAAATTTCCATTGGCGATCGCGTTGTAAATGACGTTGAACCTAAAGATCGTGATATTGCGATGGTTTTCCAAAACTACGCGCTTTATCCACATATGACGGTTTATGATAATATGGCATTTGGTTTGAAACTACGTAAAGTACCAAAACCTGAAATTGATCGTTTAGTAAATGATGCAGCGGATATCCTCGGATTGAAAACATACCTAAAACGTAAACCTTCAGCATTATCTGGTGGGGAGCGTCAACGTGTTGCGTTAGGACGTGCGATTGTTCGTAATGCACAAGTATTCCTCATGGATGAGCCATTGTCAAACCTTGATGCGAAACTCCGTGTTGCAATGCGTGCCGAAATTGCGAAACTGCACCAACGTCTTGGAACAACAACAATCTATGTTACCCATGACCAAACTGAAGCGATGACAATGGCAGATCGTATTGTTATTATGAAAGATGGATTCATTCAACAAATCGGTTCTCCAAAAGAAGTGTACAACAATCCTGAGAATGTATTTGTTGCAGGATTCATAGGGTCACCTGCGATGAACTTCTTCAAAGTGACATATAAAGATGGAAAAATCTTCGATAATGATGGATTTGCACTTAACGTACCTGAAGGTAAAGCTAAATTGCTTAACGATAAAGGATACAATGGCAAAGAAGTAGTCTTTGGAATTCGTCCAGAAGATATTCATGCAGATCTCTTAGTATTATCAGCTCAACCAGAATCTGTCTTAAAATCAAAAGTTGTTGTGTCTGAATTGTTGGGTGCTGAAGTAATGCTTTATGCACAAATTGGAAGTCATGAGTTTATTTCTAAGGTTGGTGTACAAGATGTATATACACCAGGAACGGATGTTGAATTGAGCTTTAATGTTAATAAAGCACATTTCTTTGATATTGAAACAGAAAATGTAATTCGATAAAGAAGATTCTCCTTCAAGAAAAAGAGCGGTTGCTCTTTTTTTTACCACTTACCACTAAATTTTTACTCCTTGCCATGAAAATATGAATAAATTTTATAGAATGTGTATAATGAAAACACGAGGTGAATTCTATGAAAAAACTATTGTTTAAAAATAAATTTGAGTTTGCGAAGTATATCACGGGTGCAGTCATTGCAATGTTTGCAAACTTAGCAGTGACACTCGCATTGGCACAAGGATTCAACATGCTCACTGCAACAACACCACAGGAAATGATTTGGGTAGCACTCACAACATTAGGACTGTTCTTATTTGTCCCACTTTCGTTTTTGATATCCCGTTGGTTACGGATTGGGTTTATGAGAGATATATTGGTGGATGTGCGCACTGCATCATTTGAACGTATCATGAACTTAGATATCCAAGCATATCGAAGTCAACCAAAAGAACAGTACTTATCAAATATGGTATCAGACTTGAACCTCTTTGAAAAAGATTACTTTTTGTCTCTGATAAATATTATCAGTTCGGGTGGAACTTTCGTGATTGGTGCTGTGATATTATGGGTTGCTGTTAATCCTTTGATGTCAATTTCAACAATTCTAGTGGCGATGGTACTATATGGCATATCGAGACTCTTTGAAAAACCGGTAAGAGCTGCACAAGAAAATAATCAACATGCGAACGTTGATTATAACCTAGAGTTATCCAACGTATTGAATGGACTTGAAGTCATGAAATTATACCATGTGGAAGATACATTTAAGATGATCGCGAAGTCAATCATTGAAACCGTTGAGTCACTTAAAAATCGCTATCAACGTTTGAATGGATTTCAAAATGGATTGACCGAAGGGATCGGTTCATCGTATCAAATCGTCATGCTTGTGTATGCGGCATACTTGTGGACAATTGGTGATATAAACATGGGATCAATGGTATTGGTTTTCAACTTATCGGGGCAAATGGTATGGGGGTTTATTAACATGACCTCATTTATCAACCGGTATAAAGCAGCAATCGATGTATACAATCGTATTACTAAAAAAACAAGTGAAGCGGTTGTTGAAGGTGAAAGCATTGACGCGTTTAACGGGCTGGTAGTGGAAAACTTAAGGTATGCTTATGGTGATCATGAAGTGTTTAATCATCTAGAGTTTACCATTGAGCCACAATCCAAAGTGTTGATATATGGTCCTTCTGGGATTGGGAAAACAACGTTGTTGAATTGTCTCACACAAACGCTCACTGACTATCAGGGATCAATACATGTGAATCAAAATGAGCTTCAGTCAGTAAATCATTGTGATTATTTGAAAGTCAGTGGGTATGTAAGACAACAACACTTTATGTTTGAAGATTCTATCAAAAATAACATTGTATTAAATCAACCGTATGATGAAAAACGCCTTGAGAAAGTACTCAAAGATGTAGATCTTTGGCGTTGGATTGAGACATTGGATGAAGGCGTTGACCATGTATTAATTCAAAATGGGAACAATGTATCGGGTGGTCAAAAACAAAGGCTATCAATTGCACGAGAACTCTACCGTGAGTGCGACATTCTGTTTATCGATGAACCATCTGCAAGTCTAGATGATGAAACATCCCGCCATATCTATGAAACGATTGCGAAGCTTGATCGAAGTGTTGTCTGTGTATCACACCGACACCTGGATTACTTGAAAACACAATTTGAAACAATTATTGACTTGAAAGGAAGTGCAGTATGAAAAGCGTACGATTTGGTGATAAAAAACAACTGACGTATTTAGTTTTAGCCCTTACTATAGGTGCATTAATCCAAGGATGGGTGACCTTTCTTTTAGGTGATATCGTTGATTATGGGTATGCAGGAAACTTGGATGGTATGCTATCACTCATCCCTCAGTTTTTAATTGTTGTAGTTTTAAATTTTGGAAACAGTATGGTCCAATTAAGTGTAAAAACAAATTATATTAAGCAAAGCATGATGCTACTTAAGAATACGTATATTGATAAATTGATGCAAAAGGATATTACACAACTCCAAAAAGAGTTTACTCCAATTTATCGCTCACAATTAACACAAGATATGGATCGTTACGAAGGTAAGTTCTTTGATCAAATATCGATGTTGGTATTATTGATGAGTAATGCCCTTGTATCTTTATACATTCTATTTACCGTGAATGTATGGGTTGGTGTTGGTTCAACCGCACTGATGCTGGTCTTTGGTGCAATCTCAGCGCGTAGTGGAAAACCACTTCAAAAGAGTGAAACAAAGAAAACAGAATCCTTGAACAATTATACATCGTTTGTGGAAGAGAGTTTGGAAGGGTTTGAAGTTATTAAGCAACACCAATTGGAAACGTCCCGTAAAAAGATGTTCTTTGATTATGCTTCTAAAGTTCAAGAAGATAATTATAATCTTGATGTAAAATCAACGTATATTGATGCATTAAATCAAACACTTCAAATGATTGTATTTTTTATCGCAATTTGTGGTGGATTATGGTTTGCGAATCAAGCAGGTGCAACGATTGGTGCGGTCATTATGGTGATTATGGCGTTCTCAAATATTGTGTGGCCGATGCAACAAATCGTCCCAACCCTTACGCAAATGATGTCGATTCAAGATGTAATTCGTACCTTTGATGAGCGTTTAAAAAATGAAGTTGTAAATCGTCCTGAGACTGTAGAATCGTATGAATCCTTTGACTTCATCGACACTGATTTGGGGTATGATACACCAATCTTACACGATGTTAATATAGAACTTGGACACGATGATAAAGTCCTAATTGTGGGTCCTTCAGGAGCAGGTAAGAGTACGATTTTGAAAACAATGCGTCAATCCATCAAGCCATTGATTGGAGAAGTATTGATGAATGATATGGGCATCTACGAGATTGATGCCATGAGTTATTATAAGAACTTTGCAACGGTTGACCAAGTAGGGTATATATTTAATGGAACGTTGAAAGAAAATGTTACACTACATCAAGCCATATCGGATGATAAAATTCATGAAGCACTCAAACAAGTACGCTTAGATGATTTAGACCTAAATATGGAACTCATTAATAATGGCGCAAATTTAAGTGGTGGGCAGCGCGCCCGATTGTTGAGTGCACGTGCATTGTGTTTGGACTGTTCCATCATTGTCTGCGATGAAATATTTGCAGCCTTAGATGGGTATGTTGCTCAAGAAATTGAACATGATCTTCTTAAACTGGATCAAGCAATTGTAAATGTCAGTCATATATACTTTGAAGAAAACCTTGACTTGTATGATGCCATCTACCGTGTAGACAATGGACAGGTTAAACGGGTTACAGACACACAAACCCTTGTTGATAGTATGCTTAAAGCAGCTTAAAATGTGGTAAAATAGTGGTGAAGTTACTTGGAGGACATCAACATGGTTAAATCGGTAGCGGTGTTAGGCTTGGGATTATTTGGTTCAGCGGTCGCACGTGGTCTTGCGGAAGATGGCGTCAGTGTGATTGCAGTTGATGAAAATATGGATCACGTTGAAGGTGTTATGGATGCAGTGGACAATGCAGTTCAAGCAGACTTTACAAAGCTGGATCAGTTAAAAGAAACCGGTGTGGGGAGTGTTGATATCGGGATTGTCGCGACAGGTGAGAAACTTGAAATCACAATCCTGGGCATCATGAACTTAAAAAAACTGGGTGTTGAGCACGTAATTGTGAAAACAAAGAATGCCAACTACAAAGAAGTGTTGTTAAAAGTAGGGGCATCGCGTGTTGTTTTGCCTGAAGTAGAAATGGGAAGACGCCTTGCGAATGAGCTTGCAAGTGCAAATGTACTTGAAGCCTTTAAGCTGGATGATCGGTATCATTTAGTGGAGATATGCGTGTTGGATAAGTGGGTAGGACATCGCATTAATGAACTTCACTTTAGAAAGAAATATGATTTCAATATTATTGCGATTAAATCACAAGGATTACCGACATTTGATGCTCAAATAGATCCAACCTATGTAATTCAAGATAAAGATTTATTTTTAGTTCTGTCTGAAAACAAAAATTTAAACGAGAACTTACATTTTTAGTTGAATGTTTGAAATATTGCATCATGCCTGTGATAATCTTATGATTTATCACAAATCCAACTAAAATATTCGTTGAAATAAGGGCGAAATAGTCACTAAAAACCTTTGTTAGTGTTACAATTCTATTATGGAGGATTCATTATGAAAAAAGTAAAAGCATTACGTTTTATCTTTAGAAATGGACAAGCTTGGAATGTTGATTTAGAATTTGTTGGGGATCTTTGGATTAAGCAAGTAACCACAAGCTTTGGCCGTATCAATGGGGGAGAATTCACAGAGATCTATCCATGTCAATCTTTCAAGATTGAGATATTCCCTGAAGCTGATGCAGGTCAAACAACAGATATCAACTCTGGTGTTTTAGAAATCGGAATGTCAAACCGTGCTGACCGTTATGCAGATATTGAAATGATGGACATGATTTATGATGATGATTCAATTAACGAACGTCGTGTCTATTTCCCATTCAAAGCGCAAGACGCAGATGGTAATGACAACTTATATCAATCATCAAAAGTAACCAGTGATGGTCGCTTGTTTATTGTGATTGACCCAGAGAAAACTGTTGACGATATCTATCCAAATGTATAGTTTATGAACCAGAGATTTCTTATTCTGGTTTTTTTGGGGAAGAACGTGAATTAAGTGTGTGAAGTTATGTAAAGTAGCCATTTTACCTAAGATTTATAATGAATTAATGATATAATTACTAGCATGGATTAGAAGGTGATTTATTATGGGTAAATGGCAAGCAAAACTTCAGTCATTTATGAAAGGTCGTTATGGGCCAGATATCTTATCACGTGACTTAACGTGGTTAGCATTAGCATTAATACTTGCGAATATATTTATTCGCTTCCAATATATGCCAGTGATTGTATTGGTTATTATATTGATTGGTTACTTAAGAATGTTTTCAAAAAATTACTCTAAACGTTATAATGAAAACCGTATTTACATGAATGCGCGCGTGAAAATAACACGTCCAATTGGCAAGTTTTTCAAACGCATTAAGGATTTGCCGAAATATAAGTATCTTAAGTGTCCAAACTGCAAGCGCGAAATGCGCGTACCAAGAGGGAAAAAACAGATTGTTGTTACATGTCCACAGTGTCGAACAAAATTCGATGCAAAATCATAGGAGTGTTTGATGTCACAAAAAGATTATTATAAGACATTAGGTGTTGCAAGAGATGCAACACAGGATCAGATAAAAAAGGCATATCGAAAAATGGCACAAAAGTACCATCCAGATGTCAATAAAGCACCAGAAGCTGAAGCAATCATGAAAGAAGTGAATGTTGCTTATGATGTGTTGTCCGATCCAAACAAGAAAGCACAGTATGATCAATTCGGATCTTCTGGACCTAATTATGGTGGATACCAACAAAGGCCAGGTGGAAATGGACAACAGTACACCGGAGGTTATTCAAGTTTTGAAGACCTTTTTGCAGAAATGTTGCGCCAACAACAAGCGCGTCAATACCAACAAACCCAATATCGTCGGACAACAAATCAACGGCCTACGACTTTGGGTGGACTAATATTTAGAATGTTGTATGCAATGTTTGTATTGCAGATTATTCTGAATATACTTTCGTTTTTCTTTAGATTAATATAGGAGGATTATTATGAGACATGCCCCGTTATATATACAAATTGCGGAACAGTTAAGAAGTGATATCATTGATGGTAAGTATCCACTTGGAAGTCTACTTCCAACTGAGATTCAACTTGAACAAATGTTCCAAGTGA
This DNA window, taken from Erysipelothrix larvae, encodes the following:
- a CDS encoding GntR family transcriptional regulator, with amino-acid sequence MTFKSNSIAIYQQIMDMFVLRIASGALSPGERIDSIRDLATQFKVNPNTVQKALNELERDGLLETDRTKGKFVTDDIEKIAQLKHKITLETVEEFVAKVRALKLDQDEVIEIYNRVREGKTDG
- a CDS encoding ABC transporter ATP-binding protein, giving the protein MVENVIQIKGVSKGYGKVQVLSDINLTLSRGKIVGLCGPNGAGKTTLIKILVGLLRDYSGNILIADQKIGPHSKGIISYLPDVDTFDSKITGKRVLSLYTDMYKDFDAQRFIELMERLQLTMDMELRKMSKGMREKFQLALCLARRSEVYILDEPIAGVDPAARDSIIQTVLSNYSEDSLLIISTHLIQDIENVLDEVIFLKDGTVFLHENCDDLRLEKGMSVDALFREVFKW
- a CDS encoding TraB/GumN family protein; protein product: MNTLNYNDKTITFVSTAHVSKDSVDEVKHVIETLQPDTVCVELDYGRAQGLTNPKASKPLDIREVIKSKKFGLFITNLILSSYQKQIADDLGSEVGGEMKQAILSGKEINASIQYIDRNVQTTFKRLWNSMGLWKKTQVATALIMSLFASDDEIDAQEIENLKSSDLLYKSIEELDDKYPEISQVILHERNYFMAEKIKKLSGTNIVVVLGAAHTDGVIKALNESHDLTKLNHVPEEKKNNWMQWILPVFFVVMLVLLTLDNPEVGFQQLLLWIGISSGLAVIGALISRAHPLTILVTACTTWLSILSPVLAVGMFAGLTEAYMRPPLETEFNTMTTDAKSLKGWYGNRILRIALVFILTSIFASIGTFVSGANIISQFFR
- a CDS encoding helix-turn-helix domain-containing protein — its product is MKFTQLKEIFPEAKLLDNPSERDDDLSYFSEGKWITLPKASLSSREIKLLNSLYHQINQTSQWFDFLILGNNTLNESSQTYSIIQFNVDAINDTQLWLDVLSEYFGSIEDAFFVTPTYGLLVYKGTLTLDLDQFEAMMGPLDEDFETKASFYIGFSHQLDQHFVELFKAEQALFLKYQAHSPISNFLKIYLPALIKPVLDDYPVSKELKQIITTQDMSLLIKTLWDHKGNISSSAQSLFLHRNTLLYRIDRFYEITGINLKNLDDLLLCYLLIM
- a CDS encoding ABC transporter ATP-binding protein; the encoded protein is MANITLKNVHKKYDGNPRYSVTDFNLEIHDSEFVVFVGPSGCGKSTTLRMIAGLEDITSGEISIGDRVVNDVEPKDRDIAMVFQNYALYPHMTVYDNMAFGLKLRKVPKPEIDRLVNDAADILGLKTYLKRKPSALSGGERQRVALGRAIVRNAQVFLMDEPLSNLDAKLRVAMRAEIAKLHQRLGTTTIYVTHDQTEAMTMADRIVIMKDGFIQQIGSPKEVYNNPENVFVAGFIGSPAMNFFKVTYKDGKIFDNDGFALNVPEGKAKLLNDKGYNGKEVVFGIRPEDIHADLLVLSAQPESVLKSKVVVSELLGAEVMLYAQIGSHEFISKVGVQDVYTPGTDVELSFNVNKAHFFDIETENVIR
- a CDS encoding ATP-binding cassette domain-containing protein encodes the protein MKKLLFKNKFEFAKYITGAVIAMFANLAVTLALAQGFNMLTATTPQEMIWVALTTLGLFLFVPLSFLISRWLRIGFMRDILVDVRTASFERIMNLDIQAYRSQPKEQYLSNMVSDLNLFEKDYFLSLINIISSGGTFVIGAVILWVAVNPLMSISTILVAMVLYGISRLFEKPVRAAQENNQHANVDYNLELSNVLNGLEVMKLYHVEDTFKMIAKSIIETVESLKNRYQRLNGFQNGLTEGIGSSYQIVMLVYAAYLWTIGDINMGSMVLVFNLSGQMVWGFINMTSFINRYKAAIDVYNRITKKTSEAVVEGESIDAFNGLVVENLRYAYGDHEVFNHLEFTIEPQSKVLIYGPSGIGKTTLLNCLTQTLTDYQGSIHVNQNELQSVNHCDYLKVSGYVRQQHFMFEDSIKNNIVLNQPYDEKRLEKVLKDVDLWRWIETLDEGVDHVLIQNGNNVSGGQKQRLSIARELYRECDILFIDEPSASLDDETSRHIYETIAKLDRSVVCVSHRHLDYLKTQFETIIDLKGSAV
- a CDS encoding ATP-binding cassette domain-containing protein, whose protein sequence is MKSVRFGDKKQLTYLVLALTIGALIQGWVTFLLGDIVDYGYAGNLDGMLSLIPQFLIVVVLNFGNSMVQLSVKTNYIKQSMMLLKNTYIDKLMQKDITQLQKEFTPIYRSQLTQDMDRYEGKFFDQISMLVLLMSNALVSLYILFTVNVWVGVGSTALMLVFGAISARSGKPLQKSETKKTESLNNYTSFVEESLEGFEVIKQHQLETSRKKMFFDYASKVQEDNYNLDVKSTYIDALNQTLQMIVFFIAICGGLWFANQAGATIGAVIMVIMAFSNIVWPMQQIVPTLTQMMSIQDVIRTFDERLKNEVVNRPETVESYESFDFIDTDLGYDTPILHDVNIELGHDDKVLIVGPSGAGKSTILKTMRQSIKPLIGEVLMNDMGIYEIDAMSYYKNFATVDQVGYIFNGTLKENVTLHQAISDDKIHEALKQVRLDDLDLNMELINNGANLSGGQRARLLSARALCLDCSIIVCDEIFAALDGYVAQEIEHDLLKLDQAIVNVSHIYFEENLDLYDAIYRVDNGQVKRVTDTQTLVDSMLKAA
- a CDS encoding potassium channel family protein, yielding MVKSVAVLGLGLFGSAVARGLAEDGVSVIAVDENMDHVEGVMDAVDNAVQADFTKLDQLKETGVGSVDIGIVATGEKLEITILGIMNLKKLGVEHVIVKTKNANYKEVLLKVGASRVVLPEVEMGRRLANELASANVLEAFKLDDRYHLVEICVLDKWVGHRINELHFRKKYDFNIIAIKSQGLPTFDAQIDPTYVIQDKDLFLVLSENKNLNENLHF
- a CDS encoding DnaJ domain-containing protein, whose protein sequence is MSQKDYYKTLGVARDATQDQIKKAYRKMAQKYHPDVNKAPEAEAIMKEVNVAYDVLSDPNKKAQYDQFGSSGPNYGGYQQRPGGNGQQYTGGYSSFEDLFAEMLRQQQARQYQQTQYRRTTNQRPTTLGGLIFRMLYAMFVLQIILNILSFFFRLI